Part of the Aquarana catesbeiana isolate 2022-GZ linkage group LG06, ASM4218655v1, whole genome shotgun sequence genome is shown below.
CCATTAAGTCCCTTTTAGAACAGGCAGCTAGTTCTCTCCTTCTGTAGATACTAGGATGCTGCAGAAAATGGTATGGATGCTGAAATGTCAGCAGACTTCACAATGGTGATGACACTGGTGGTGGCAACCTTAGTTGGGGTGATAGGTCCCCTGGCAACTGTGCGGGCGAAGGTCTGGAGGGCTTCGTACTTAGAACGTAGAGCATCCAACTCAAGCTTCATACTGGAGTTTTCCCGCGCCAGCTTATCCACTTCTTGCTGCAACTCGACTCGCTGCCTCTCCAATTCCTCTTTCTGAGTAACACGCTTTACTCGACAGCTGGCAGCGTAGCCTCGGTTCTTTAAGGTGCGCCTACGCTGCTTTAGGCGGATGATATCTTCTTTTGTGAGACCTCGTAGGTGCTGGTTTAGCTCCCGTACAGACATTGACACGAGTTCATCATCACTCAGTACTGGGGCGTTCTCTCCCGCCTCCTTCTTTACCTGCAAAAGGTAGACCAACGGTTATCATAATGTCCATACATTACAAAAGatgctgacattttaaaaaaattgtcaaaaatgggaGAACTGGCAATTATGTCGTGGTCTCAATTCCAATCCCCCAGTAACAGTTAGGCATCCTTACAGAGGTTTAAAGCAGttatctttttttatccaaatACCCCTTGTAGTTCTCACTCTAACCCCCGCAATGAGCcctattgacattttgggcccccGTGCAATAGCATAGAAGTAATATGTGGGTGCCTCTAGTGACAAaggtaaagtggttttaaagcacttttttttaccttaaagcatttgttaacctaaaaaaaaagaaatggatcctgctccctcgcaggttctatgacacagtgcttgtgctgtgtcaattggccccctgtaacacctaaaaaacctggctgatcctgccagtttctgccctcccctatgtaaactgaccgtggtgtatcatggctgctgagccttgacgctgtggtcagtttacgtgcctctgtcatccacagccctgctctgtctcctcactgctcctgtgtgtccccccctccctgcctgtcagctcgtgaaAGTGtcgccccacccccccaccccccgcttgcATAACACTAacttgtatacaccatcagcactgcctcctattgtagtatcccccctTTGTgtacaatttataaaaataaatgctgcaaataaatCATTTCAGTGCCAAgactgcgatcacatgaccagccggctttctcctcctctcctcccgactgacgtcagcgggagggggggggtgaatctcagcccctcccgctgtatctgtcagaggaggaaaggagaaagccagCAGGTCATGTGATCGTGATCTCGGGTCTGAAATTAGGTATTTTCAGCATTTAATTTTTATCAATATCATACACAGAGGGGAACACTACAATAGGAGACAGCGCAGATGGtgcatacaggttagagtggcttaacagccactttagtgcattccctgcattaagatatAGAACACTCACtcctccctaaacacttacccgAGCCTGTCATTGTTTCAGTGCTGTCCCAGCTTCAGGTCttgtctctcctctcttcctcctctaacagggactcggatagcagcaggagccattggtttctgctgctgtcaatcaaatactgtgAGGAGGGAAACAGCATGGCTGGAGAGCAAGCCTGCAggtgtacccccatagcaagcggtttgATATGGGGGCACATCTCGAAGAGAAAGAGTCCGGAGCACCAGCGGGGGGACCAGAGAAAAGGAAGTTCaggaccgctctgtgcaaaattattccacagagcaggtatcatgtttaatattttattgttataaaaaTGTTAGCATTTAGAATCactaacatataaaaaaaaaagataaagatgcCACAATGACTAATACTCCACAATACACTAagagcaaaattaaaaaaaggcaaaGTTCAAGAAAAGTTCATTTCATGGGTTTCATTTCCTGACTGGTGGAAACAGATCATTTGGAAAATATGTTATTCTTACCAAGGCCAAGAAAATATGAAcacattataacaaaaaaaatacatcttaCATTGAAATAAGCATATGCCAATACAGATCAATTCAAGAGGAatattaaagctcaactccaggcaaacagttagacaaattaaatacatatacgttttacctgccaaaggatttatatTTTTGCCTATCCAGTTCTGACACCTAAAACTGAACTTCGCCCTAAAGGGGAGGTTCCACTTtaagtcccgtccccccccccaacacagggATCCTCAACCCCTGGGCCGCAAAGCAGGAGATTAACGGCGACCTTGGTCCGCACAGGGGCATCACAGACCGTGGTTGCAGCTGacctgtaatcattacagtgcagtcccttttacatcacagGCCCCCTTtcggggaactgaggacactgatataaagggggaactgtgCTATAAAGGGGGGCAGACTCCATGAATATCCCCTCCTGCTGGTCCCTGGAAAAATTTGTTGCCGTGAAactggtccctggtgccaaaagaGTTGGCGCCCGCTGTGACCGCACATTTGGCACATGATCATATTTTTGGGGAGcgagtacctagttttgataggtactcATACTTCCATGGTGATCCAAGCAGAAGTTTGGCCTCTCCCCTTTTTtggcctgcagccttctgggacacgtcacaggtcccagaagaccacAAGACCATTTCACAAAGCTCAACTCCTCACCACTCTGACACtggacagagagatgagcttatcattTTTCAGCTTCTTCTTTCAGTCACTctgcatgctccttgcactgcaatACAATTACGGTAATTTTCTCCTTGTTCTGATTCTCCCTTCTCCTGTCTGTGCTCTGCTGTAAGAGGGACTGCAAAGGGCCAATACCAAACCACATTTAGAGTCTTTCACTtcttgcattaaaaaatacatttactgatGTATTATTTAAAACAGAGCTGCATGAATTGGTGATTTTTTGTATCTGCCTGCATTCAGCTTTAAAGCTTTacaagcaggggtctcaaactggtggccctccagctgctgcggaactacaagtcccatcatgcctttgcctgaaggagtcatgcttgtaactttcagccttgcaaggcctcatgggacttgtagtttctcaacagctggagggccgccagtttgagactcctgctttaaagtgtattggccatggccagaaaaaaaaaacttttacaagaAAAATTAACCAAAAATATCCTGCTTTttattatgtggggggggggggggggcggcacaaaCACAATCTGCAGGAACTAAATGATCACTGTGATTAATCGAGGACCACTCCAGCACCATTATATACCATCCCCAGTGAAAGCACGTTATTCATGCCTCAGTCATGTTTTAAGCAGGGCTGTCAGAGTGGAGACTGAACTTGGCTATCAGAGTTCCACATGTGCTAGATGTTTGACTAAGGAGACTACAAGGTTCTAGAATATTCAGCCCCTCACCAAAACAGGAACAAAAGCCATTACAATTATACAGGATGtatgtagtgccaacagtttgtgcagcactttttcAACAACAGGGCGAAAGTTT
Proteins encoded:
- the MAFK gene encoding transcription factor MafK, whose product is MTTNLKPNKALKVKKEAGENAPVLSDDELVSMSVRELNQHLRGLTKEDIIRLKQRRRTLKNRGYAASCRVKRVTQKEELERQRVELQQEVDKLARENSSMKLELDALRSKYEALQTFARTVARGPITPTKVATTSVITIVKSADISASIPFSAAS